The Arachis duranensis cultivar V14167 chromosome 2, aradu.V14167.gnm2.J7QH, whole genome shotgun sequence genome has a window encoding:
- the LOC107474139 gene encoding protein SODIUM POTASSIUM ROOT DEFECTIVE 2 encodes MFCASQASTAICAAMDEASCSSSTNTIQLGGKAIDRHNPIICHSRRATLSSSSSSSSSSSSHPPINPQKKRSSSKPSSSNAENKNKNSAKKGGHHDQKKKNVAENNVYSSKQIDSVLARRSWIKQNNNNGDLFTTTPPVGSTRCLLSDTAFFDDNNDGVSDFYDPALLLNNKKGQDEIQTETNTLSKPSTSSHHPKSASSDQQEVVLRVSLHCKGCEEKVRKHLSKIQGVSSFKIDFASKKVTVVGDLTPLSVLTSISKVKSAQFWSVTTDSAVGSSYYGTLETNNKYVI; translated from the exons ATGTTCTGTGCTTCACAAGCCTCAACGGCAATTTGTGCCGCCATGGATGAAGCCTCATGCTCTTCTTCCACCAACACCATTCAACTCGGAGGCAAAGCCATCGACCGCCACAACCCCATCATCTGCCATTCTAGAAGAGCAAccctctcctcctcctcctcctcctcctcctcttcttcttctcacccACCAATCAACCCTCAGAAGAAAAGATCTTCTTCAAAACCATCATCAAGTAATGCAgagaataagaacaagaacaGTGCTAAAAAGGGTGGTCATCAtgatcaaaagaagaaaaacgtagCAGAAAATAATGTCTACTCTTCTAAGCAGATTGATAGCGTTCTGGCAAGGAGAAGTTGGATTAAgcaaaacaataataatggtgatTTATTCACTACTACTCCTCCTGTTGGTTCAACAAGGTGTTTGCTCAGTGACACTGCTTTCTTCGATGATAACAATGATGGTGTATCAGATTTTTATGATCCAGCTTtgctattaaataataaaaagggtcAAGATGAAATTCAAACTGAAACCAACACTTTATCTAAACCTTCTACCTCTTCCCATCATCCCAAGTCTGCTTCTTCGGACCAG CAAGAAGTTGTCCTAAGGGTTTCTTTACACTGCAAGGGTTGTGAAGAAAAAGTGAGGAAACATCTCTCCAAAATACAAG GAGTTAGTTCCTTTAAAATAGATTTTGCTTCAAAGAAGGTGACAGTTGTTGGGGATTTGACTCCATTGAGTGTGTTGACAAGCATATCAAAAGTGAAGAGTGCACAATTTTGGTCAGTAACTACTGATTCCGCTGTTGGATCTAGTTATTATGGTACTTTAGAAACAAACAACAAATATGTTATCTAA